The Catharus ustulatus isolate bCatUst1 chromosome 9, bCatUst1.pri.v2, whole genome shotgun sequence genomic interval AGACCCTTATACCATAATAGAAATATTAATAGCACCTTGCATGGATGTGCCACACTCCCCTTTGTACATTACCAGCTTTCCTCTTACTCAGTCTCAGCATCATGGATAGCAGGGATTCTACCTCTGGTAGCCTGTCTCACATCTTCACAGCTAAGTGCGATAGACAACTTTGGTCTACAATTTTGAAGAATGCTCCTGTTTTTGATATatctaaaaaaaggaaaaaatgtccaTTTTGTGCGTTACAAATTCATTTTTAAGGCTATATAACTGTCTTCCCTCCTGTCAGTGTGAAACTTATGTGTTTAGAAGATATTTATATCCAACAGTTTTCTTCATATCTCCCATTAAATCAGCAGTGCAATCCTCATGACCTGTTTAGTTTACCTTAAAACCACACAAGTTTTCTGTTCTAAAGGCATCCACTATGTGCCTCGTATCTGAGTTTAAGAAGTCCTTATctcacagtattttttaatatccattCTTTGTTGAATCTGATTAATCATTCAGATTCTAGTATCTGAATATCAATAACAGCTTTTAGATAATGATTATCTTACTGTCAGGCTTACCTAatgacagaataatttttaaaatatcccttttttgttttctctttctttctcttttggtTTTAACAGAGACATGCTTTCTATAAGAATCAAAAATAACTGGAAAGCATTAAGGGCTGAAAGTactttcattctttaaaaatacaggataTTCTAGAGAGTATTAAGGCCTTGATAGTTATCAATCAGTGTTGTCAGTAAGCATTTGAAGAAATATAGCCTCTTCATTTATAGTTTGATAAAGAGTACCTGTGCAAGTAATTGCCAGAAAAAGTAGACTAGCAAAAGTCTTAAGAGGTTTACTCAgttaaacaacaaaaagctcTCTGGACATCTTACAGCAGAAGCATTAAAGGCATTTTATTTGTATATGATTTTTGCATAATCCCTTTTGGGAATTCAGATattatttgttaaaataaatttacgTCCAAAATGGAAGAACTATGAGTATTCCTCTCCAAAATTTCCCTTCAGATTATAAATACTGCAGGTGTAGAGCAGTGGCACTCAGTCACGCTAGCCTGACAATCATTCCTATtataaaaggcaaaataaagaCATTCCACCACCATATGGAGAAGCTGTGACCTATTCAGTTTGACAGATTGCTGTGGACAAAATCACAGCAATACTAAATGAAAGAAGTAACAACTAATTGAGACTGATATCAGCTGTTGAGAACTTTCAACCACATAACATTATCATATAATGCTCGTAGCAAAGGGCAGATGTTAGCAGAGACAGCTTTTATAACTATTCAGTCTAATCCACAGAGTTTAAAGGCATATTCTAGCCATGGTTTCCTTTATTTAAGGTCCAGCAGCATTGAAGCAGGGTTCTCCAAGTAGGATTTCCACAAGTTAGAAAACCGGGCCATTGTAGCTCCATCAATGATGCGATGATCAGCTGACCAACTCACATTCATTATTTGTGCTTTAAATACTTCACCTTTGCCATTAAACCTAGGAAGAGCCTAAAAATCAGatgaaagacaaaaacagaattattaaattaaatactttcattagcaaatctgtgttttttttgttctttccaatttgttgatttaaataaaaccattttgcTGAATTAGACAGACAGCAGTAGCACCATGCCAAAAAGCAAGACCTTTCCATTACTGTTTGTGCTGTGGATTAGAATATATTGCAAGCCTGCATAATAAACAGTCACACAGCCTGTTTCTACCATCATGGAAATACTGAAGTAGTAAAAGCCTTTCCTGACTCAAAAGTTTCTTCCTGAATAGTTTATTGCACTGTTAGTTCTCAAAGTGGCAGTTTCCTTAAAGCACCTCTAAAAAAATGCTCAGAGGAAGAACGCAAGTAATTTCAGTTAACACTAATTTGATTTCCAGCACTGAGCtcaaattaaagaattaaagcCTGAgattcagaaaatataaaactgcCTTCACATTCAAAATTCTGTATGGATTCAGTTGCCTGGCTCATGAAATTAAACTTGATTTTCAGAATACTTCTCAAGTTTTTCCCCTGCTTATAGCAAAATTGCTATGTTGCAGAATTTGTAAAACTGTATTTACATATATGTGAGTGAAATATAACAGgattatggaaaataaatatgaacCTTTGGTGTAAGACTTCTAATTAAACATTTGGTGTGTGCATAGTCATCTAAAAACATCACAAACTTTTCAGCCTTGAGCTATGCATTCTCTTTGCAGCAAAGGCAGACTCCATGATCCATTTTCATTACAGATGACTTCAGCTAACACTCTCATCACTGAGCTAAAGCTAATATACCTGTATCTTTCCAAGTGCTCCAATAGCTACTTCAGGAGGTAGTATCACTGGTTTGGCATAAGTGCCACCaatctagaaaagaaaaaggtgagggTATTATttaacaactttaaaaaatcagattagaATGTGATTAATTATTAGAATTAGAATTCATTAATTATTATTCGTtaattattattcattattattaattaaatattaattatgtgCTTCATTTTTAATCAGATTAGAAtgtataattaaattaattgctaCAGATTTTGCTCTTTGCATATTAAACCTCAATAAGCTTTGATTTCAGAAGCAGATTTCAGAAGCAATTGTCATTTTCTTTGTACTTACTGTGCCAATATTTGAAAGTGTGAATGTTCCCCCAGTGAGGTCACTTGTTCCCAGCTGGCCTGCAGAGCCCAAGGACTGGAGGCGATTTAATTCCACAGCAATGTCAAACACGCTGCAGACCTGAACATTTTTCACGTTTGGGACAATTAAACCTTGCTCTGTGTCCATTGCAACTCCAATGTTGTGTGAAGCCTGCAGCAAGTGTCATGAACCAGACATTAATACAAGCTGTCAACCTAAAACGTATTTGACAAAAAAAGCCACTTCaatctcattttcctcatttatcTTTTTAACCTGGAAAGTGCTGTATTTAGTAAGCAACTCCTGCACACAACtttgaggggagaaaaggatgtaatgttttaaaaactaGCCTCACATCTGCAACTGTAAATTGATGTTGACAATTTCACCTTCAGAAGTCCTGGAATCAAATTCACACTGAAAACAATGCACTTTCGGATGATCAAATGtgtaataaagtaaaaatagcagattttaaagagaacactaaaatttaaaaaaataaggaaaaaaattggtgtGTGCACAGTCATTTAAAAACACCACAGATTTTTCAATCATGAGCTATGCAGTTTCTCTGCACCAAAGGGAGACTCATGTTCCATCTCCATTACAGATGACCTTAGCTAACATTCACATCACTGAGAtcatctgcttttcattttttggaaagaaaaggattCTGAGAGATATCTACAgaacagcaccaaaaaaaagttTGTGCTGCAAGGAGCAAGTAGACATCACTTAAGAAAATAGATACTTGCTGCCAAGAAGTATCAATCCAGCAGCTTGTATAAAAACTAAGTAACTTTTGTCAAGGCTGCTCTTTTGTATATAAGGGTTGAGTGTTGGAACAGTCAGACCACTGTGCCATTACTTTAAAATTGTTGTATTAGATTTGAAACGttctcattttaaaagcttGGTTCatattttggtgaaaaatatgaaattaatatGTTAATATGCATTTTTGGAGCAAGTCTGAATAACAAAGTGACTCTCATCTAACAAACTACTGAAATAAGACCAACAATAAAACAAGTCTAGATCTCAGAATCCGAacacataaattattttcctgcacAACACCGTAATTTTGGTCGTTATAATTAGCTCAGACATTCTGAAAAGCCCCTGTTAGACATTACACTTTCTGCTCACAACATTTATGCAGAGTTTACAAACCTTATATGTGACATTTTGACAGTTCTCATCCAAAGAAGAATTAAGAATGGGATACTGTAGCAATCCCAGAGAGGCTGCCTGTTAAAtatagcaaaagaaaacaaaatagatttttatattttctaagCAGAGAACTCCATGGATAAGAAGGagtaaaaatagattaaaacaATATGGAATGAGTGTTTAGGTAGCACTCTGAGTGCAATAGCATTACCAGAAGTTCAGACTAAGCCATACATTTAATGCACATGAGTGCAACTGCCTGCTCTTCTGAATAATAGAAGGGACAACAGTCAGCGACCTAAGGGATTCATTAGCAATACAAAGATTATAATAATAACATCAACAGCAGCAATGATGCATTTCATATAAGGTTCATTTTAGAGgagttaaaaaaatactgaaaatttcaAAAACTGTTTCTGTACAATTCAAACACCTGGTGATGTTTAACTCTGTACTAAATAATGCTGAAAGCACTCTATCCTTTCCCATGAATATCTCCCAAAATTTCAATGATATTACATAACTCTAGCTGAAATTCCAACTGTAAATTGTTAAGTGGCTCAATGAACAAAAAAACAGCTGAAACTTTTCCTGTGATCTGCCATAACTCAGATGATAGAGAGGTGCTCCAAACCTACAACAATCATTGAACAGATTTTGGCAGAACTTGTGCAAGTACTCCATAGAGGGCTCTGCTGCATGCCTCACCTTTATGAAGAAAGGCATAAAGGAAAGCTTAACTCCACGCATTTCAGCTAGAGGTTTCAGCTCTTCTCGCAGCCGAACAAGTTGAGTCAAATCAACCTCATCAAAATAACCAAAGTGGGGGATCTTCAGGGCAGCACTCATAGTCTTTACCATGGCCTTCTGAAAACCTGGAAAATATTCAGTCCTCTTACACCAACAAAATGAGTTTCCATGAGCTTATGGTGAAATTTTGTGTTTCCATTAACCAAATCACATAACTtacaaaatccaaaccaaagcCAAACCATAACCAAAAAAGAACAGGTTAAAGAGCACTTACTGAGTTATTTCATTCATAGAATTCAATTTTGATGATTGTAACACTTCAGATCATATTACTGCATCTGTCTCCTATGTATGTACGAATTTGAAATCATAATATGATAATCTGCATTACGCCTTCCAGCCTCTCCAAAAAACTTTAATCTTCCcatttaatgtgattttttgttACCTCAATGTCTTTTATGGCACTGTTCTCCAGAACAAGTGTGACATAATAGTGCAGTATGCTATTATTAAGCACTGATAAACCCTTAAATTCACTGCACTTTGCCACTAATTGCATAATGATTCCTACCATGACAAATCCATGTTTAGAATTCCTACCTGTTTCAACACACACTTGAAGAATGAGCAAGTACAACTTGCAACCCAATTTTCTATCCGACCAAAACATgaacaaatatttcataaaataattttagtagAGATGCTTCTTACAGAGAATGTTTTCCTAAATGCTCACTTGCATAACAATAACATGAAACACACTCCCATCAAAAGGAATCAGCTACTCAAAGAGCAAGTTACGGGTACTCTACTGGGAGCATGGTCTCAAGACTTCATATTTCATGATTTACCTGTTACTGGTTCAGTTCtatcttttcctgaaaatgtAATGGGTCTGGAAACAGGTACAGGGATTTTGCGTGCTTTGTCCTTTGGAGCAGCTGGTGCAGCCTCTGTTTTCCGCAGAGGGGGAACAATTTCAGCCTTTGGTGATGGAGGTAAAATAGCTCCTGTTTGTTTGGCCAAGTAGTTGAGTATATCTTCTTTAAGTATTCTGTTATCCTTCCCTGTCCCAACAATTTCACTCAATTTAATCTGAAAAGTACATAACAAGCTGTGACACTTCCGTTTTACAGTAATATAAAAATACCTTATATTGTGAGCTATGGTTAAAAATTATTCCCATTTCTGATCTAACATAtttgcagttttcctttctaCAATTTATTAGATATTCAACATAG includes:
- the DBT gene encoding lipoamide acyltransferase component of branched-chain alpha-keto acid dehydrogenase complex, mitochondrial isoform X2; the protein is MSHEEHTHQEIKGHKTLATPAVRRLAMENNIKLSEIVGTGKDNRILKEDILNYLAKQTGAILPPSPKAEIVPPLRKTEAAPAAPKDKARKIPVPVSRPITFSGKDRTEPVTGFQKAMVKTMSAALKIPHFGYFDEVDLTQLVRLREELKPLAEMRGVKLSFMPFFIKAASLGLLQYPILNSSLDENCQNVTYKASHNIGVAMDTEQGLIVPNVKNVQVCSVFDIAVELNRLQSLGSAGQLGTSDLTGGTFTLSNIGTIGGTYAKPVILPPEVAIGALGKIQALPRFNGKGEVFKAQIMNVSWSADHRIIDGATMARFSNLWKSYLENPASMLLDLK
- the DBT gene encoding lipoamide acyltransferase component of branched-chain alpha-keto acid dehydrogenase complex, mitochondrial isoform X1, whose product is MAAVTALRSSCRAAGRLVCIHRVRSCGSIRFIKSKYVCVFDKSALKFSHQQRLFRTSAVSCGQIVQFKLSDIGEGITEVTVKEWYVKEGDSVSQFDSICEVQSDKASVTITSRYDGIIRKLHYNIDDIAFVGKPLVDIEIDASKGVASEEDVVETPPMSHEEHTHQEIKGHKTLATPAVRRLAMENNIKLSEIVGTGKDNRILKEDILNYLAKQTGAILPPSPKAEIVPPLRKTEAAPAAPKDKARKIPVPVSRPITFSGKDRTEPVTGFQKAMVKTMSAALKIPHFGYFDEVDLTQLVRLREELKPLAEMRGVKLSFMPFFIKAASLGLLQYPILNSSLDENCQNVTYKASHNIGVAMDTEQGLIVPNVKNVQVCSVFDIAVELNRLQSLGSAGQLGTSDLTGGTFTLSNIGTIGGTYAKPVILPPEVAIGALGKIQALPRFNGKGEVFKAQIMNVSWSADHRIIDGATMARFSNLWKSYLENPASMLLDLK